A window of the Halichoerus grypus chromosome 2, mHalGry1.hap1.1, whole genome shotgun sequence genome harbors these coding sequences:
- the PGBD2 gene encoding piggyBac transposable element-derived protein 2, with protein sequence MASTSSTFTVRRSAGSKPKSTKLLEVLNALEESSHSREEIFIAPPDNASGDFTDEDSGDEDGRRGSHLPGSVLHASVVPEDSGTEEEEEDELQLQPAMKRQRAVAEPQRIWTKRDIRPNFSSWTASDPHIEDLKSQELSPVGLFELFFDEGTINFIVNETNRYAWQKNVNLGLTAQELKCVLGILILSGYISYPRRRMFWETSPDSHHHLVADAIRRDRFELIFSYLHFADNTELDESDRFAKVRPLIVRMNCNFQKHAPLEEFYSFGESMCEYFGHRGSRQLRAGKPMRLGYKIWCGTTSRGYLVWFEPSQGTLFTKSHGGLDLGGSMVVKFVDALQERGCLPYHIFFDKVFTSVKLMSILRKKGVKATGTVREYRTERCPLKDPKELKKMKRGSFDYKVDESEEVIVCRWYDGSAVTVCSNAVGIEPVGLAGHHSGTAKTRAQVHQPSLVKLYQEKGGGVRRMDQNMAKYKVKIRGMKWYSSFIGYVVDAALNNAWQLHRTCSHDAQVDLLAFRRYVACVYLESNADMSSQGRRSRRLETESRFDMIGHWIVHQDKRTRCALCHSQTNTRCEKCQKGVHAKCFREYHIR encoded by the exons ATGGCTTCAACTTCAAG CACCTTCACCGTTAGAAGAAGTGCCGGTTCGAAGCCAAAGTCTACGAAGCTGCTGGAGGTTCTGAATGCACTGGAGGAGTCCAGCCACAGCAGGGAGGAGATCTTCATTGCGCCGCCCGACAATGCCTCAGGGGACTTCACTGATGAGGACTCAGGTGATGAAGATGGCCGGCGAGGCTCCCACCTGCCCGGCAGTGTCCTGCACGCTTCTGTGGTGCCCGAGGACTCTGGCaccgaggaggaagaggaagatgagcTGCAGCTGCAGCCGGCCATGAAGAGGCAGAGGGCAGTAGCGGAACCTCAGCGTATTTGGACCAAAAGAGATATCCGACCCAACTTCAGCAGTTGGACTGCGTCAGATCCTCATATAGAGGATCTCAAAAGCCAGGAACTGAGTCCTGTAGGCCTCTTCGAGTTGTTTTTTGATGAAGGAACAATTAATTTCATCGTTAATGAAACCAATCGTTACGCTTGGCAGAAAAATGTCAACCTCGGGCTCACAGCCCAGGAATTAAAGTGTGTTTTGGGCATTTTGATTTTAAGTGGGTATATATCCTATCCGAGGAGAAGGATGTTTTGGGAAACATCCCCTGATTCACATCACCATCTTGTGGCTGATGCAATTAGAAGGGACAGATTTGAACTGATCTTCTCGTACCTGCATTTTGCAGATAACACGGAGCTGGATGAAAGTGATAGGTTCGCCAAAGTCAGGCCTCTCATTGTCCGGATGAATTGCAATTTCCAGAAGCACGCACCCTTGGAAGAATTCTACAGCTTCGGTGAGTCCATGTGTGAGTACTTTGGGCACCGGGGATCCAGGCAGCTGCGTGCAGGGAAGCCCATGCGGCTGGGCTACAAGATCTGGTGTGGGACAACCAGCAGGGGCTACCTGGTGTGGTTTGAGCCCTCCCAGGGCACGCTGTTCACCAAATCACACGGGGGCCTGGACCTAGGAGGCAGTATGGTGGTCAAGTTTGTGGATGCGCTTCAGGAGCGTGGCTGTCTGCCATACCACATATTCTTTGACAAGGTTTTTACGAGTGTCAAACTCATGTCCATTTTGAGGAAAAAGGGGGTGAAAGCCACAGGAACTGTTCGTGAGTACAGGACTGAGCGATGTCCCCTCAAAGATCCCAAAGAgcttaagaaaatgaagaggggcTCATTTGATTACAAAGTGGATGAGAGCGAGGAGGTCATTGTGTGCCGCTGGTACGACGGCAGTGCGGTCACCGTCTGCTCCAATGCCGTGGGCATAGAGCCCGTGGGGCTGGCCGGCCATCATTCCGGAACTGCCAAGACGCGGGCCCAGGTCCATCAGCCGTCCCTGGTGAAGCTGTACCAGGAGAAGGGGGGCGGTGTCCGTCGGATGGACCAGAACATGGCTAAGTACAAGGTGAAGATCCGGGGCATGAAGTGGTACTCCAGCTTCATTGGCTATGTCGTCGATGCCGCCCTCAATAATGCCTGGCAGCTGCACAGGACCTGCAGCCACGATGCCCAGGTGGACCTCCTGGCCTTCCGGAGGTACGTGGCCTGCGTGTACCTGGAGAGCAACGCCGACATGTCCTCCCAAGGGAGGCGAAGCAGGCGGCTAGAAACTGAGAGCCGCTTTGACATGATCGGGCACTGGATAGTCCACCAGGACAAGAGGACCCGGTGTGCCCTCTGCCACTCACAGACCAACACCCGCTGTGAGAAATGCCAGAAGGGCGTCCATGCCAAGTGCTTCAGGGAGTACCATATCCGGTGA